Genomic DNA from Filimonas effusa:
ATAGAAAAAGACCTCCTGCAGGCTGCCGAATTACTAACCGCCAACTACACACCTGCAAATGCATTCCGTGTAGGTAATGTGGCTGCATGGACATTACTTTCCCGCATGTACCTGTACCGCGGTGGTGCCGATGATCTCACCAAAGCCATCGATTATGCCACCCTGGCCCTGGCACAAAATTCCAGCCTGGTTAAGTTAACAGGTTTTGTTAACGCCAATAAAACGGTCACGAACCTGGGGCTTTTCAATACATCCAATGCCGAGACTATATGGGTATTCGGCAGCAGAGAGTATTCGGAGCCATATTTCCCGGTTCCTACTAATGGGATCGTTCCTCCATATGCCGCCTCAACAAGTCTGCTGCAACTTTATTACAAAGGAGTCGATTCATTCAACTATGGTGACCTGCGTTATAAGGTTTACTTCTCTACGCATGTTAATTCCACTCCTTACCGCGCTCAAAAATTTACGCCGGCAGCCGTGTATGGCGCAAGAGGATTAAGAGTTGCCGAGCTCTATCTGAACCGAGCCGAGGCGCTTATCAAGCGTGCGGCTCTTACCGGTAACAATACCGACCGCCAGCAGGCTTTAAACGACTTAAATACACTAAGAGAAAGCCGCTACGATAGCCGTAGCGCAACGTACAGTCCCGTATCCATTACCGATCCGGCCGAACTATATAAGTTCTGCCAGGACGAACGCCGCCGCGAATTATGCCTGGAGGAAGGACATCGCTGGGTTGACCTCAAACGCTGGGGCCTGCCCGTAACCCATGTATTCACAGGAACCGATGGTCAGCCTGTCACCAGCACAATAGCAGCAAACAGTAACCTGTATGCCCTGCCGCTGCCGTACACAGCCATCAACAGCAACTCAGAACTGGCTCAGAATCCCCGTTAATTACATGCATTCTAAAAAAATTACAATGAAATTAAATATAACTACCGGCATCCTCCTTCTCTGCGCAGTTGTCTCCGGATGCAAAAAGGAAGCTGTAGATACCACGCCATCCGGCATCATAGATACCTATACCCTGCCGCAGGGCAACCATGATTTCGATACGCGCATCGTCAGCTATCACCAGCAATACGGCACCTACCTGCTGTATCAGTTCACGGACCGTGATGTGTACTGGTCTCCTACTGCCAATACAAAGCCAACCATGGCCAGCACCGGCTTCTGGTCAACCGGCGTAGAAGTAGCTCCTGCCAACGTGAATTACATATCTGCCCAGTTGGATCTCATACAATCACAATGGTTCAGCTATTATTCCGATAAATTCCTGAAAGAATTCCTGCCTTCGAAAATACTGCTCTGCAGCAAGCTTGATTCGGTATATGCAGGTTATGTCTTTGTCCCGGTTTTTGCCTATTCCAAGGTAACGAAACCTATTCCCGCTTACTATAATTACGATAACATAACCGTTGGCTTCGGAAGCGATACCATCACAAAGCTGACAGCTACCGACAAGCGGAATTTCATGGCAAGAACCAATAGTCAATTCATAAAAAGTATAGCAAGCCGCACCTTATCAGTTCCCCCGGTTACCTTCTCCAGTTCCGTGAACTACGGGGTTACCTATACTTCGCAGGGAGCAGCTTATGCACAGGGAATTCTCCAGGTGTATTACAATGGGCTTACTGCCCAGGGCGACTGGAATGCTTATATGGCAGCAATGGTAAATTATTCCGAAAAAGAATTAAATACCTCCGTTGCCGATACCGATGCAACCGCAGCCGGCATACTGAATGCTACAAAAGATAAAAATGGTAAAATAAGACAGCGGTACAATATGGTTCGCAACTATTTCATCAACGAATACCAGGTGGATCTTCAGAAAATTGGCAACGCCGCCAAGGGTCAATAAGTATATCTAAAGAAAACAGGAAATGAAACTGAGAAAGCAATGGCTCATAAAGGCAGCCCTGTTTGCTATGCCCGCAATTGCAGGCGCACAGCAAGAGAAAAAGGGGATTCCTGATATGCGCGATATCATCAAAGCAAATCACAACAGCTACTACGGTATGTTCAACCTGTATGTGCAGGAAGGCCGATACCTGGCAGAAATACCCGATCGCCTGCTGGGTCGCGATATACTCACCAGCATCACTATCATTAAAGGCTCTGCCCAGCGTCAGCGTAATCCTGCACAAAGGTTCGGCTTCGCAGGGGATGCCATGAACGACAGGGTTATCCGCTTCAGGAAAGCCGGGGGCGACCGGATCGAAATTACCACCCCGGTATTTTCACAGGCTACAGACTCCACCAATCTCTATTACCATGTATGGAAATCGGGACTGCTGCCGGCTTATCTCTCTTTCGATATAAAAGCACACACCGATAGCAGTTCACTGATAGACCTTACCGATCTGCTGGATGACGACAATGATCTCATTTCTTTAAACGGCGCCAAAGACGATTTGAAACTAGGCTCCTTTGAACCAGAGAAATCAAAGATCATAGGTGTAAACGCTTTTGAGAACAACCTTGTTTTCCGCACACAGAAAAGCTATGGGGCTGCTTCCAATACGGGAGCAGCCTCTCCCGGAGAGGAAGCATCAAGCGCTCCGCAGAAAAAGCAACCGCCACACTCCACCAGATGGGAAATAGGCGCATCCTGGTACCTGCTGCCTGAAACACCGATGACGCCACGGCTGGCAGATAAAAGAGTCGGGTATTTTACCACTGTTCAAAAGAACTACGATAAAAACCCCAATGAGGTAGCTATGGTAGCCGTCGCCAACAGATGGCGCATTGAACCACGTAAAGAAGATATCCCCAAATACCTGCGGGGCGAACTCGTAGAACCGCAAAAGCCGATTGTGTTCTATGTAGACAGGAATATGCCGTCTTATCTTATCCCGTACGTCATCAAAGGCGTAAATGCCTGGCAGTCCAGCTTCGAGAAGATAGGATTCAAAAACGCAATCCTGGCCCGCCTCGCCCCTACGCCAGCGGAAGATTCTCTTTACAGCATGGAAGATGCACGTTATTCCTATATCTCGTACAAACCTTCCGAGATGGCCAATGCCTATGGTCCACAGCTTGTAGATCCGCGCTCCGGCGAAATCTTAAGCTCTCACATCGCTGTTTTCCATAACATCCTGGAGTTATTGCAACGCTGGTATTTTTCCATGTGTTCCGCTACCGATACCGCGGCACGGAACCTGCCTATGAACAAAGCGCTCGCAGGTAAAATGCTCCAGAACGTTATCACGCACGAAGTAGGCCATACCATAGGCCTGCGTCACGACTTTGCGGGCAGCAACTCCTACGACATCGACAGTATCCGCAACCCGGCTTATGTTCGTCAACATGGCTTCGGGCCTTCGGTGATGGACTATATGCGTTTCAACTATGTAGCTCAGCCGGGCGACGGCATGACACAGGACGATTTATTTCCAAGGATCGGCGTTTACGACGACTACGCCATCGCGTGGGGTTATCGCTATAATACCACCCCAACCAATCCCTACCAGGAAAGCAAAGAACTCGAACAATGGGTATCAGAACAGCGTAAGGACCATCGCTGCTTTTACCTCGACGAAAGCACCATTGGCGATCCCCGCGTACAATCTGAAGATGTAGGCAACAACAGCATGAAAGCAAGCCGGCTGGGCATAGCCAACCTTAAACGTACCATGCAGCATCTCGAGGAATGGGCCGATAATACTACCGAAGACGACTACGCCACGCTCAGGTCTATGTACCGTGCCGTAGAAGGCCGCTATTATACTTACCTGGGGCATGTACTTAAGAACATTGGTGGCGACTCAATCGATGTGGCATTACGTGCCGAACAAAAAGATAATTTCATCCCCGTAAGTAAAGCGCTACAGCAGGAAGCGGTGAATTATATCTGTGAGTTCATGCTGAAAGAACCCACATGGATGTATCCCGCAGATATCCTCACCAAAACACGATTCAATTTCGCCAGAGACGTGGCAGGGCCTTACGACGACCTGATGGGCCGGCTGTTATCCCGGTACTACTTCATCAACCGGAACAACGCTGTAGCGGGCAGCGCAGACTATCAGCCCAAACAATTCCTGCAACAACTCTACACAACCATTTTCGGCAATATCCGCAATGGACAGCCCATTTCGCAATACGATCGTTTTATCCAATCATCCTTCACAAACAAACTGCTTACCCATGCTGGTAGCCGTGCCGTGCCGGATCCTATAAACAGGGAACTCATTAAAATGCTCGAAAACGCATCTGCCGCAGCACGCGCAGGCGCCGCCATCAACAAAGACCATTTATCGGCAGCGCATTTAAGAGGCCTCGCCGATCTTATTGAAATGTGGAAAACAGGAACCAGGAAAGCCTATCAGAAATAATTCGTAACTGTAAAGTAGTAAAGTGACTAATAAGATGAAACATATAATACGGATCACGCTGGCTGCAATAGTAATGTACAGCAAACTATATGCAGCAGAGCGCCCCCTCTCCTTCGATAAATTCTATAAAGCCAGTATGAAAATAACCCCTGGTACTTTTACCATATACCAGGATAACGATAAGTATTACATGGAAATACCAGCACAGATTTTAGAAAAAGACGTGTTGGTGATAGGTGATATAACACAAGGTTATTCGAGCCTGATAGCGCCCAGCTCGGGTGTTATAAAATTCAGCCAGGGCGACTCCTCTCACCTGAATATCATCAGGCAGGAATACAAGGAAGCCGTCTCTCCTTCTTACAACCAGGAGATGGAACCGCTGGTTCGCTTATCCAATCTTGTCCCCGTAAGCTTTGTCGTTAAAATAGAAGCCTATGGTAAAGCTCCGGGCAGTGTGATCATTGACCTCAGCCGCCAGCTAAGAGAAGGCGGGCAATTCTTCTCTTTCCGCGACTTTAATGCGCTCAGCCGCCCCGATCCTGAAAGATCAGGCGTACAAACCATAAAAGCAGCCAATGACGCAGTAACCTTCACCGTCTTACGCACGCAAACAGATCAGTCTACACAAGGTGGTGGCAAAAAAATGGAAATCGCCAGTGCCTTCCTCCTCCATCTCACCTTTCAGCTATTACATGACGAGCAAATGCAGGGCCGCGAATCGGATCCCCGCATCGGCTTCTCTACAGTCGCTTTTAATGATTTTGGTAAAAGTCCTTACAGCGTAAAGAATGTAAAACTCATACGCAAATGGAACCTCTCTGTAAAACCTGCCGATACCACCGCCTACCAGAACGGGGTATTGGTTGCACCAGCCAACCCCATCACTGTTTACATAGATCGCAACATGCCTTCCCTCTTTGTTCCCTATGTAGAACAAGCCATTCGTCAATGGGAAAAAGCGTTTGCGGCAGCAGGCTTCCGTAATGTTTTCCAGATAAGCCGCAATGAAGAAGATAATCGTCTTCTATACGGCAAACTGCTCATCAAATGGGGAAGTGTATACAACAACGCCGACCAGTCTGTGATAGCAGATCCCCGCAGCGGTGAAATCCTCGCTGCCAAACTCACCATTAGCGAACACCTGGCAGACAACCTGTTACCATGGTATTTTGTAGCCTGTGGTTTAAAAGATCAGCGCGTCATCAGCAACTTCAACAATCTCCAGGTTAAAGGCGAACTACTCGAATGGGTAACAGCCAATGCCATGGGTGAATTGCTGGGTATGGAAAACAACTACAGCGGAAGCAACGCCTTCAGCACAAGTCAACTGCGTAATACCAGTTGGGTAAAAACACATGGCCTCACGAGCTCCGTAACCGACGCCATTCCTTTCAACTACGTAGCACAGCCAGCCGATCAGTTGCCGGTAAACACACTCATCGCTCATGTGGGCGCCTACGACTCTCTCGCTATTGGCTGGGCATACAAATGCTTCAGGAACGAACAGGAGACGAAACAATACCTCAGCAATATCTCTTACAGTAACACTGCCCTCCGTTATGTACCCCAGGAGAATAATGATCCGTTTACCCAACGTCTCGATCTTGCAGCCGACGCGGTAAATGCCTCTACGCTGGGGATTAAACATATCGCTACTTTATATCCTCAGCTCGAAAGTATAACAGCCGCCATGCCTGGTGGCGACCAGGACTGGGCCTTATTCGATGAGCTGTCAAAAGCCATGCTGAAAACCTACGACGGTTATCTTAAAAACGTGTTATGGCATATCGGAGGTCAGTCTGAACGCCCGGTATTGAGGAACTATAACGATACGCCAGTAGTATATGTTTCAAAAAAGGAGCAACAGCAAGCCTTTAACTTCCTGGAACAATACCTATTCAACGGCGTTCCCGCATTTATGAAAAACAAGAGAGCCATAAGGCTCAAAGGCGAAACAATGGACGAAGCCTTCCAGCGCATGGCGGATGCCATCATTGCCCGCCTTTTGAATACCGATGTATTGGCCTCCCTGGTTGCAGCAGAAAATACAATGGGCAATAAAGCCTTTACTGCAGCAGAATTATTTACCCTTTTAGACAAGACTGTCTTTTACAACTTTAGTACAACAATCATCCCCGACGCCCACCATGTAAGTCTGCAAAGAAGCATGGTTAGCCAGCTTATACAGGCAGTATCCAAAAACGCCATCACAAGCGGGCTTAACGGCGCGAATGAAGTGTTGCATGTTTACTTTGTACACACACTCAAAAACATAGACCGCATGTCTAAAACGCATACGGATAGCACCACAAGAACCCGCTATCAATTGCTGAAACAAGACATCGAAAAAGAATACTTAATGAAACCGCTCTAATACACCCGATCGTATGAACAAAAAATTAGTAACAGGTGCTGCAATGATATTATGG
This window encodes:
- a CDS encoding RagB/SusD family nutrient uptake outer membrane protein, which translates into the protein MKRITLYSLILVSTLFGSCKKFLEEYSQDEIRPGNISELSSLMYADAYPAATAIDNFDILTDDVQCNGPSRGTGGNFDQTYLTALQTGAAMFRFDPTMFDANNIIPNGANVYQICYSKIKGCNVVLDYIDKMSGTEQEKNAVRGQCLFLRSYYYLKLVTAYAQPYTRSDIDPATTAGVPLVLSSKVKDGGITRASIKAVYDQIEKDLLQAAELLTANYTPANAFRVGNVAAWTLLSRMYLYRGGADDLTKAIDYATLALAQNSSLVKLTGFVNANKTVTNLGLFNTSNAETIWVFGSREYSEPYFPVPTNGIVPPYAASTSLLQLYYKGVDSFNYGDLRYKVYFSTHVNSTPYRAQKFTPAAVYGARGLRVAELYLNRAEALIKRAALTGNNTDRQQALNDLNTLRESRYDSRSATYSPVSITDPAELYKFCQDERRRELCLEEGHRWVDLKRWGLPVTHVFTGTDGQPVTSTIAANSNLYALPLPYTAINSNSELAQNPR
- a CDS encoding zinc-dependent metalloprotease gives rise to the protein MKLRKQWLIKAALFAMPAIAGAQQEKKGIPDMRDIIKANHNSYYGMFNLYVQEGRYLAEIPDRLLGRDILTSITIIKGSAQRQRNPAQRFGFAGDAMNDRVIRFRKAGGDRIEITTPVFSQATDSTNLYYHVWKSGLLPAYLSFDIKAHTDSSSLIDLTDLLDDDNDLISLNGAKDDLKLGSFEPEKSKIIGVNAFENNLVFRTQKSYGAASNTGAASPGEEASSAPQKKQPPHSTRWEIGASWYLLPETPMTPRLADKRVGYFTTVQKNYDKNPNEVAMVAVANRWRIEPRKEDIPKYLRGELVEPQKPIVFYVDRNMPSYLIPYVIKGVNAWQSSFEKIGFKNAILARLAPTPAEDSLYSMEDARYSYISYKPSEMANAYGPQLVDPRSGEILSSHIAVFHNILELLQRWYFSMCSATDTAARNLPMNKALAGKMLQNVITHEVGHTIGLRHDFAGSNSYDIDSIRNPAYVRQHGFGPSVMDYMRFNYVAQPGDGMTQDDLFPRIGVYDDYAIAWGYRYNTTPTNPYQESKELEQWVSEQRKDHRCFYLDESTIGDPRVQSEDVGNNSMKASRLGIANLKRTMQHLEEWADNTTEDDYATLRSMYRAVEGRYYTYLGHVLKNIGGDSIDVALRAEQKDNFIPVSKALQQEAVNYICEFMLKEPTWMYPADILTKTRFNFARDVAGPYDDLMGRLLSRYYFINRNNAVAGSADYQPKQFLQQLYTTIFGNIRNGQPISQYDRFIQSSFTNKLLTHAGSRAVPDPINRELIKMLENASAAARAGAAINKDHLSAAHLRGLADLIEMWKTGTRKAYQK
- a CDS encoding zinc-dependent metalloprotease, whose product is MKHIIRITLAAIVMYSKLYAAERPLSFDKFYKASMKITPGTFTIYQDNDKYYMEIPAQILEKDVLVIGDITQGYSSLIAPSSGVIKFSQGDSSHLNIIRQEYKEAVSPSYNQEMEPLVRLSNLVPVSFVVKIEAYGKAPGSVIIDLSRQLREGGQFFSFRDFNALSRPDPERSGVQTIKAANDAVTFTVLRTQTDQSTQGGGKKMEIASAFLLHLTFQLLHDEQMQGRESDPRIGFSTVAFNDFGKSPYSVKNVKLIRKWNLSVKPADTTAYQNGVLVAPANPITVYIDRNMPSLFVPYVEQAIRQWEKAFAAAGFRNVFQISRNEEDNRLLYGKLLIKWGSVYNNADQSVIADPRSGEILAAKLTISEHLADNLLPWYFVACGLKDQRVISNFNNLQVKGELLEWVTANAMGELLGMENNYSGSNAFSTSQLRNTSWVKTHGLTSSVTDAIPFNYVAQPADQLPVNTLIAHVGAYDSLAIGWAYKCFRNEQETKQYLSNISYSNTALRYVPQENNDPFTQRLDLAADAVNASTLGIKHIATLYPQLESITAAMPGGDQDWALFDELSKAMLKTYDGYLKNVLWHIGGQSERPVLRNYNDTPVVYVSKKEQQQAFNFLEQYLFNGVPAFMKNKRAIRLKGETMDEAFQRMADAIIARLLNTDVLASLVAAENTMGNKAFTAAELFTLLDKTVFYNFSTTIIPDAHHVSLQRSMVSQLIQAVSKNAITSGLNGANEVLHVYFVHTLKNIDRMSKTHTDSTTRTRYQLLKQDIEKEYLMKPL